Within Portunus trituberculatus isolate SZX2019 chromosome 18, ASM1759143v1, whole genome shotgun sequence, the genomic segment tgtgtgtgtgtgtgagagaagaaGCAATTTCAGTTCGGCTTGTTGTTGCATTAGAACGGAATAAgtcatagttttctttatttcatcggTGAAAAGAAACTAAAGGCATCACAGAAATCATTCCTGTGGTATGTTCGTCTCAGGTAACAAAGTGAGAACGCTTACGAGacgcgccacaccaccaccagggacGCCCACCGCAACACTTTTCAAGGTTGGACCCTGGAATTACCACCTACCCACGCACCTCTTCTATcccgtcccttcctcttccatcattctattctctctctctctctctctctctctctctctctctctctctctctctctctctctctctctctctctctctctctctctctctctctctctctctctctctctctctctctctctctctctctcttccatgtctTGGTAGGACTGGGACTGTATTGTCTTCCCGAACCATCTGTCTTAACCAGGTGGTGCCAGCGCGTGCACGTTTTTGCGCACTGGAAAAGGTGGAGTGCCGAGGACTGAATTGCATCATTTTATAGTGACGAATGCAGCCATCTCCGGTGTGGCCTATGTAATGTGTGAaaatatgatttttctttttcccagaaAATAAATGATGTTTAGCATGGCCCCACCTTCCTCTATTATCCTGGCATTTGTCGGTAGATTTTCTTATTAAATGATCGTTGATTAATGGATCAAATATGTAAGTCCGTAAGACAGAATCATTCCTGGTTTTATTACTTAATAAGGGTTCAATAAAATTGCATATAAATCTTACCATGTCCTTGTGTGATGACATGCAACTCTCAAGTAGCTAACTTAAACTCATTACTTCGAGGTCAAGACACGCGAATAGGGTAACCAACCCGTACATGCCAGAAAGGACTTTTTTTCTATGGCAGTTTCAACGCGTCCCCACGAAATAGCTCAAGTTCACAACCCGACACCGTCCGCGGCCACAGGTATAAAGGAGCGGTCTGACAGGACACCAGCACAGACCAGCTGAGTTTGCCTGAGACACCACTTCTCCCAACTCTCCAAAATGAAGTTTGTGAGTATCAGTCAGTGGAGTGTTTTACTTTTGGTTTGATTCACACCACCATTTGTTGGAAATATTTGACATGGAGTGTTGCCACGTCAACACTTGCATAACTTCAACTGTTGAGTGTGTTGTAATCCTTCTCTCGTCCTCACCACTTTCTGGAAAGTGTGTTTTGTAGCCTTGGTGAATAGATACGTGGCTGTTGGTCACCTCAATGGCTCTAGGGACAAAAAAGTGACCCGGAAGTCAGAGTGTCTGGTTTAGACCATCACCATTGTTTTGAAACACTCCATGTCACTAACGTTTGCCTTATTACACAGTTATCTGCTGACATGTCTTGCTGGAACACTTGTTAATTAAAGTATTCATTAGATTGATTAGAACACgtgtcttatgtgtgtgtgtttgtcccgcAGATGTATCTAGCTTTCGTCACCATGGTGGCACTGTCTGTAGTGTTCGCTGCCCCAGAGCCACACAAAAGAAAGGAGGTGGCTTCCTGTCGCGACCAGTGCACCGTGTGGTGCATCCTGTGGTGCACCACCGCCCTGTAGTACATCACCGCCCTGTCGTGCACCACCGTCCTGTCGTGCAACACGTGCCCGTGGTGAAGCATGTTCCCGTGGTACAGCACGTCCCTGTAGTGAGGCACCCTGTCGTGCACCACGGTCCCGTGCTGAAGGGCGGCCACAAGCTGAAGCACGGCTAGATGACAACAATTGTATTGGGAAGGAAGATTGCCACTACCTTCGGatattcttcatcttcaccGCCATCTTCTGACGCACTGGCAGGCTCATGCCATTCATCTCTCACGAACTTGgttagataaatgaatatatatatatatatatatatatatatatatatatatatatatatatatatatatatatatatatatatatatatatatatatatatatatatatatatatatatatatatatatatatatatatatatatatatatatatatatatatatatatatatatatatatatatatatatatatatatatatatatatatatatatatatatatatatatatatatatagatagatagatagatagatagatagatagatatcacTATCATGTTTTTTCCCGTCTTGAGAATTttttaaataaaacatttttatagagctgtttttctttttctaaactTGGTGTGGGAGCAAACAATGATTTCGGTGAACCTATTTCTTTACACGAATTTTTGtgcttatcctctctctctctctctctctctctctctctctctctctctctctctctctctctctctctctctctctctctctctctctctctctctctctctctctctctctctctctctctctctctctctctgtgtgtgtgtgtgtgtgtgtgtgtgtgtgtgtgtgtgtgtgtgtgtgtgtgtgtgcgcgtgtgtgcgcgcTCGCGCGTGCGTCCGTGTgtgtgcctttgtgtgtgttctttttttttttttatgcaggggAGAAAGCCAGCCAAAGgtaataaattataaaaaaaaggcccactttagTGCTGGTTTCTTAAAAGCAAAGTAAAGAGTTAGCTAAAACAcggggacaaatgtcttgaaaccttcctcttaaaaaagCAGGTtgggagctccagagtttaccaaagaaaggtgaatgattgagaatactggttaactcttgcgttagagagttagacagaatagggatgagaggaagaagaaagccttgtgcagctgggccgcaggaggaggggaggcatgcagttagtaagatcagtagaacagttctCATGAAAATATcgatagaagatagaaagagatgcaacatttcggcggtgaggaagaggctgaagacagccagtcagaggaggggagttgatgagacgaaaagcttttgattccaccttatctaataaaactgtgtgagtggaacctcccaaacatgcgaagagtactccatacaaggacggataaggctcttgtacagagttagcagttggaggggcgagaaaaactggcggagacgcctcagaacgcctaacttcattgaagctgttttagcaagagatgagatatgaagtttccatttgagattatgagtaaaggacagactgaggatattcattgtggaagaggaagacagttgagtgtcattgaagaagagtggatattgtgtgtgtgtgtgtgtgtgtgtgtgtgtgtgtgtgtgtgtgtgtgtgtgtgtgtgtgtgtgtgtgtgtgtgtgtgtgtgtgtgtgtgtatgtatttatgtgtgtgcgtgtgttaaaGTGCGGTCAAGTTCTGTTTCCCAAGGAAAGTTTAATAGACTTTAATGAGGTGACCACTTTCCTTCCACATTTATCTTAATGCTTCAAATGCTagcaaaggtaaataaaaagtcTTGTGGAGGGAAGAAGTTATGCAGTTATCAAATTCAGGAGACCAGTGACCATGACTGACTCGTAAAGGATTGCAAGAGGTGTGATGTTGACTCAGTGTTAGTTTATTGAGACGAGTTGATGACACGAGAgacttgttttccattttttaataCACTAGTATAAATGTAATCTCACACCTCTCCTCCACATATATGAGCTGTAATACACACGAGGACGGGTTATTTCCATGCATAGAGTTGCacttgagaagaggaaaatgtatcCCGAGATGATGCAGAACATGAAATTGTTTTGCCAAGAGAATGTCTGGATATTTTGAGATTTGTTGGGAAAGCACAACCTATACTTATAATGAACACTTGAAAATGAACACTTAAGTCTCAATCTACATTTTTTGtcgttgtgtatgtgtgtgtgtgtgtgtgtgtgtgtgtgtgtgtgtgtgtgtgtgtgtgtgggttgtatATGTGTTCTATTTTAGGGTGTCATAAAAATCTGGAGAACCACTACTGTTGGCAAAGACATGACTTCCTGCGTTCATTTTCCATgttatgcattatttttctaatcGGAAGGCTATAATTGTTGCCTCAAAGCATCTAAGTGACAGTTAAAAAGAAGTATATCATTTAATGACTGTTGCTTCTGAGAAGGTTATGAAAATCAGAGCAATTTTCATCAAACTAATCTTAATGGCGGGTTTCGGAGAAGCAACTTGAACAAAATAATTTGGTTGATTTATTCGTTCCTTCACAAAAGTCTACAAGCGTAATTTAGGTGTTGATATTGACGTATTTCATTGAAAGTTACAAGCTAAACAGATAGATTAGAAGCAAGAGCTATTGAACAGAGGCTGTTTTATGGATATGGAGATAAACGTATGTATCTACGTAAACTAACTTTCATATTTGCACTTATAAAAGTATCTCCAGTGGGGACAGCTTTAAATAGATAATTGCGTAAGTAACGGGAAGTAGTTTATATATGATGGTAAGTCTGAAGACTACATCTGTTATAGGAatcattgataataatgatatcagaaatatggcaacaacaacaaccaaaatgataacaataattattatgataataatgaaatgataatgataatagtaataatgataatgataataataataataataataatagtaataatagtagtagtagtagtagtagtagtagtagtagtagtagtagtagtagtaataataataataataataataataataataataataataataataataataataataataataataataataataataataataataatgaaaatgataataataattattattattattattattattattattattattattattattgttattgttattattattattattattattattattattattattattattattatgtgtgtatgtgtgtgtgttgtcattattattattattattattattattattattattattattattattattattattaatattgttcttgttgctgttgttattattattacttttactattattatatcattatcatcattaacgttattgttataattattactattatcattattattattataatgagacaaagaaataattatTTGTGGCTTTGAAACAATGTCATCATCAGAATGTTACAAATTGGTAATTCTGAAAGAAattgctttatttattacttgaaggaaaattatgaagtacagtgtgttttgtttgtgtaggGAGCTGATTCCAGAGTTTGGCTCCGCTGTATGAAACACTGTGTGGTGTGAGGCCCCAGCATGGAGACAGTGTGAGGTGATCTGCCCTGCTTACAGTGTGTGTTATTCATGGAAATCCAGAGtccaataataatgaatgtgaATGTAGAGCACCATGTATAAATAAGTTTGTCTGAAGAAATGATGTGTACTTCTAGCAACTTGTTATTCTGGAAAAAGGGAGACGTATGATCATACAACTTTGTGATACATGACAGGCATGAACATctttttctggtgtgtgtgtgtgtgtgtgtgtgtgtgtgtgtgtgtgtgtgtgtgtgtgtgtgtgtgtgtgtgtgtgtgcgcgcgtgcgcgcgcgcagTGGAGAGACTATAACGGAGTTCTTGTTTGCTCCTCCCCATACTGTATAGCAGCATAAGGAATGAAGATATACTAATGTTAAATTCAAAATTCATTTAATACGTATTAGTCAATTATTTCCGTCGGTATAGAAATTACATTCCTGATGGTAAGCGTATCAATTCTCCATAATAGTTTGTTATCAATAGTTAGTCCAAGaagttttatttctttgaaTTAATATACTTTGAGGTTATTGATTTTTTGATTAATTTGTGTTAGATAACTCATGAAAGATTGTGATTCCATGAAGATACTTGTCTCTGAAGCGTATTGCAATTAGTTTCCACTCAGATCCTTTGTTACTGCATGTACGTAGTACCATTTATCAAGGTCTCGATGTttcaatattcacacacacacacacacacacacacacacacacacacacacacacacacacacacacacacacacacacacacacacacacacacacacactctctctctctctctctctctctctctctctctctctctctctctctctctctctctctctctctctctctctctctcagttatatAATGATCCCACGGAAATATCTTACACTATAATAATATGGTTGCAAGATGGCGCCGACCAACATGGCAGACCAGTCATAGGATCATCTGTTCAAtccgggagaaagagagagagagagagagagagagagagagagagagagagagagagagagagagagagagagagagagagagagagagagagagaacctcgtgtgtgtgtgtgtgtgtgtgtgtgtgtgtgtgtgtgtgtgtgtgtgtgtgtgtgtgtgtgtgtgtaattcacctcggtcgcctgctggtcacccatccagtctttcccattacggagcgagctcagagctcatagaccgatcttcgggtaggactgagaccacatcaacacacaacacacactgagaaagcgaggccacaacccctcgagttacatcccgtacctatttactgctaggtgtacAGGGCCCACAaagtaagaggcttgcccatttgcctcgccgactcgggacttgaacccggtcctctcgattgtgagtcgagcgcgctaaccactacactacggtgtgtgtgtgtgtgtgtgtgtgtgtgtgtgtgtgtgtgtagacggaCGTAAACTATCCTTGGAGACGCTGAATCGCCACACTTAGCAAAACAACGGAAGCGACAGAGACATCTCACCAGGTAGTCCAGGCGCTAATAAGGATTGATTCCGGGTTGAATTTAACAAACCGCATCGTGAGTCAGACCCACGGATAGGGAAGCTGTACCGTACTTGTGAGGAGGGTCGGTTTTTCTATGGAGAATCCACCTAAATTCGCGCTTAATAGTTCAAGTTCACAACCCGACACCGTCCGCGGCCACAGGTATAAAGGAGCGGTCTGACAGGACACCAGCACAGACCAGCTGAGTTTGCCTGAGACACCACTTCTCCCAACTCTCCAAAATGAAGTTTGTGAGTATCAGTCAGTGGAGTGTTTTACTTTTGGTTTGATTCACACCACCATTTGTTGGAAATATTTGACATGGAGTGTTGCCACGTCAACACTTGCATAACTTCAACTGTTGAGTGTGTTGTAATCCTTCTCTCGTCCTCACCACTTTCTGGAAAGTGTGTTTTGTAGCCTTGGTGAATAGATACGTGGCTGTTGGTCACCTCAATGGCTCTAGGGACAAAAAAGTGACCCGGAAGTCAGAGTGTCTGGTTTAGACCATCACCATTGTTTTGAAACACTCCATGTCACTAACGTTTGCCTTATTACACAGTTATCTGCTGACATGTCTTGCTGGAACACTTGTTAATTAAAGTATTCATTAGATTGATTAGAACACgtgtcttatgtgtgtgtgtttgtcccgcAGATGTATCTAGCTTTCGTCACCATGGTGGCACTGTCTGTAGTGTTCGCTGCCCCAGAGccacacaaaaagaaaggaggtggCTTCCTGTCGCGACCAGTGCACCGTGTGGTGCATCCTGTGGTGCACCACCGCCCTGTAGTGCATCACCGCCCTGTCGTGCACCACCGTCCTGTCGTGCAACACGTGCCCGTGGTGAAGCATGTTCCCGTGGTACAGCACGTCCCTGTAGTGAGGCACCCTGTCGTGCACCACGGTCCCGTGCTGAAGGGCGGCCACAAGCTGAAGCACGGCTAGATGACAACAATTGTATTGGGAAGGAAGATTGCCACTACCTTCGGatattcttcatcttcaccGCCATCTTCTGACGCACTGGCAGGCTCATGCCATTCATCTCTCACGAATTTATCTCACCTACATATTTTTGTATTGATtccttttttgtgatttttaatAAAACTAAagatgtatacatttttttcttagattACCACGTGTAAACGTACATCAAAAATTGTTTGGAGAAGTTTGTTTCTTCGCTATCATATTTTAGTGAATTTCTGAGTTAAAGCTgaacgttacacacacacacacacacacacacacacacacacacacacacacacacacacacacacacacacacacacacacacacacacacacacaacaatatacAGGATAGCCAGTTTTGGTGGGCACCATCAGACTCAGTATATAGTGACTGTAGAATCAAAATTTATTATCAGAacttgataaataaaaaagaaaatggtattACGTGCATGAAGATAGTAAGAAAATGTTTATAAAAGGTTTTACATGCatatgaattacacacacacacacacacacacacacacacacacacacacacacacacacacacacacacacacacacacacacacacacacacatagttctGAATGGGGCGTGGTAAAACACTTCAGAAGTTCGTCGTGACTGCAAGTCACGGCAAACTTATGAATTAATTTATTCCTCCATAGTGAAAACTTTTGTGCTACCTCCAACTATCAACCGttcagaaggaaaaagaaaaaaaaacgaaaaaaaaaaaaacttaattttgTTACTGCACATCTCCACAACCCGCTGCTCGCCCTGTCCCAGGGAGTCTGAGAACAATGATTTGGTCAGGAGCCCATTCTGGTCCATCACATATGAAAATTGGGATTTGAATCTCAGAAACATTCTATCGGTAACTTTTGACAGCacatctttcttatttcatgaCATTTCTTCGTCAGACACACCGATTCGCCATGTTCTGCATTTTTCGACTTCTCGTCATGAGCGAAGGCTTCTGCCGGACAACTTCCTCAGTTCCATCGCTTCATCACTACAGGTAGAACTACAGCGCACAAAATGCGCGAATTATGTGTCATGACTCATTTCATATACAGGATAGCCAGTTTTGGTAGACTCCATCAGACTCAGTAGTTACTGTTAGAATCAAGATGTATTATAAAAAATCTtgataagtaaaaaagaaaatggtattACGCGTGTGAAGATGGTaagaaaatattcataaaagGTTTTACATGTTTATGCTCTCTATTTTCCTCAGTTGATCCATGAATGATGAAATATATTATTACATTACGTAAGAAAAACTCTCTTGAACACGATAGTGTGAtcagaatggagagaaagctCCACATATTGAAAACACAGCGTCACTTATAGCAATATGTCACTTGATTCAACCATGTGGGCGGCGCGACACATGGTGTGATGGTTGGCGGTAAGGCAGAGTTCTAGGAATGGGGAACGGGGTAGTAGCGACGCAGCGGTTGCCAtttagaaatgtgtgtgtgtgtgtgtgtgtgtgtgtgtgtgtgcgtgtgcgtgtgcacacacacacacacacacacacacacacacacacacacacacattaatagatagatatagatacatt encodes:
- the LOC123505776 gene encoding uncharacterized protein LOC123505776; the protein is MKFMYLAFVTMVALSVVFAAPEPHKKKGGGFLSRPVHRVVHPVVHHRPVVHHRPVVHHRPVVQHVPVVKHVPVVQHVPVVRHPVVHHGPVLKGGHKLKHG